From one Humulus lupulus chromosome 8, drHumLupu1.1, whole genome shotgun sequence genomic stretch:
- the LOC133797641 gene encoding plasmodesmata-located protein 8 yields the protein MVKKSLHLHTTHKTILALRVSLLLFLLSSLSSHGHAIKAHIFIYAGCSEEKYQPGSPFEGNLNSLLSSVVSSSSQALYNSFSVGNGSSIPPEAATYGLFQCRGDLKILDCSKCVESAVSQIGLVCPYSYGASLQLEGCYVRYEHNDFLGKVDAGVRYKKCSKSVNNDVEFFRRRDDVLADLESAISFRVSSSGLVEGFAQCFGDLNPTDCSSCLAEAVGKLKTLCGSAAAADVFLGQCYARYWASGYYELSKDSTSEDEVGKTVAIIVGVLAGLAVLIVLLSICRKTMS from the exons atggtgaaGAAGAGCCTTCATTTACACACCACTCACAAAACCATCTTAGCTCTGAGAGTTTCATtacttctcttccttctctcttcaCTCAGCAGCCATGGCCACGCCATCAAAGCTCACATCTTCATCTACGCAGGCTGCTCCGAAGAGAAGTACCAACCAGGCTCACCATTTGAGGGAAACCTCAACTCCTTACTTTCCTCAGTCGTTAGCTCATCCTCTCAAGCCTTGTACAATAGCTTTTCCGTAGGGAATGGAAGCTCGATACCACCAGAGGCTGCCACTTATGGATTGTTCCAGTGCAGGGGTGATTTGAAGATCCTTGATTGCTCCAAATGCGTAGAGAGTGCAGTTAGCCAAATAGGCTTGGTTTGTCCATATTCCTATGGAGCTTCTTTGCAGCTAGAAGGTTGTTATGTTAGATACGAGCATAATGACTTCTTGGGGAAAGTTGATGCCGGTGTTAGGTACAAGAAGTGTAGCAAAAGTGTGAACAATGATGTCGAGTTCTTTAGGCGAAGAGATGATGTTCTGGCCGACTTGGAGAGTGCCATTAGTTTTAGAGTTAGTAGTTCCGGTTTGGTTGAGGGCTTTGCTCAGTGTTTTGGAGATTTGAACCCAACTGACTGCTCTTCTTGTCTGGCTGAGGCTGTTGGAAAGTTAAAAACCTTGTGTGGTTCGGCTGCAGCAGCTGATGTGTTCTTGGGACAATGCTATGCTCGTTACTGGGCTTCTGGCTACTACGAGCTATCCAAAG aCTCCACTAGTGAAGATGAAGTGGGAAAAACAGTAGCCATTATAGTTGGTGTACTTGCAGGCTTAGCAGTTCTGATTGTCCTCCTCTCAATTTGTCGGAAAACAATGA GTTAA